A single Thermoleophilia bacterium DNA region contains:
- a CDS encoding SDR family oxidoreductase, whose product MSVSRVLVLGASGMLGHEAVRVLAPDFEVWGACRDPQALPALGIPTARLLGGLDASDARTVTQLLERVRPDLVINAVGIVKQLADAKAAIPSIQVNSLWPHLVAEACERVDARLVHVSTDCVFSGARGNYREDDLPDATDLYGRSKLLGEVVDRANAVTLRTSIIGWQFGDPTGLVGWFAAHRSESLRGYTHAVFSGLTTRALTEVIRDVVVPDEELRGLWHVSAAPIDKFSLLTQLAATLGWPIDLTPVAEPVIDRSLDSTRFRERTGWAPPSWETMLTQLAAEWA is encoded by the coding sequence ATGAGCGTCAGCCGTGTCTTGGTGCTGGGCGCCAGCGGCATGCTCGGCCACGAGGCCGTGCGCGTTCTGGCGCCCGACTTCGAGGTGTGGGGGGCGTGCCGGGATCCGCAGGCCCTCCCGGCTCTCGGCATCCCCACCGCTCGACTGCTCGGTGGGCTCGACGCGAGCGACGCGCGCACGGTAACGCAACTTCTCGAGCGTGTGCGGCCGGACCTTGTCATCAACGCTGTCGGCATCGTCAAACAGTTGGCCGATGCCAAGGCGGCGATTCCGTCGATCCAGGTGAACAGCCTGTGGCCGCATCTCGTTGCCGAGGCGTGTGAACGTGTGGACGCGCGTCTGGTTCACGTGAGCACCGACTGCGTGTTCAGCGGAGCGCGCGGCAACTACCGCGAGGACGATCTTCCCGACGCCACCGATCTCTACGGGCGCTCCAAGCTCCTCGGTGAGGTTGTGGATCGTGCCAACGCTGTGACGCTACGCACGTCGATCATCGGCTGGCAGTTCGGCGATCCGACGGGTCTTGTGGGCTGGTTTGCCGCGCACCGATCCGAGTCGTTGCGTGGCTACACGCACGCGGTCTTCAGCGGTCTCACAACGAGGGCGCTAACCGAAGTCATCCGCGACGTGGTGGTGCCGGACGAGGAGTTGCGCGGCCTCTGGCATGTCTCTGCCGCGCCCATCGACAAGTTCTCGCTCCTCACTCAGCTGGCCGCAACGCTCGGCTGGCCGATCGATCTGACCCCGGTCGCCGAGCCGGTCATCGATCGCTCACTCGACAGTACGCGGTTTCGCGAGCGTACCGGTTGGGCACCGCCTTCGTGGGAGACCATGCTGACGCAGCTTGCCGCGGAATGGGCGTGA
- the wecB gene encoding UDP-N-acetylglucosamine 2-epimerase (non-hydrolyzing) → MTKVITLLGTRPEIIRLSRVIATLDETCEHLLVHTGQNYDDRLSGMFFRELGVRAPDASMGVRADGFADQIGQILAKSEALFRAEQPDSVLILGDTNTGIAAFVAKRMGIRVCHMEAGNRCFDDRVPEEVNRRVIDHSSSVLMPYTYRSAENLVREGIERRRIYVTGNPIKEVLDHYAGHVDAADPFTQFGVEPGRYFLMTAHRAETVDVPARLSSLITALNDTIAKYDMPILASLHPRTADKMRAFGVDAGRITFVPPIGLFDFVRLEKEAFCVLSDSGTVQEECCIFGVPTVTMRDVTERPETIECGSNLLAGVEGDRILPAIDLAVRSRGTWKPPAEYLADNVADVVARIVLGIA, encoded by the coding sequence ATGACCAAGGTCATCACACTGCTCGGCACGCGACCGGAGATCATCCGGCTGTCGCGCGTCATCGCGACGCTCGACGAGACCTGCGAGCACCTCCTCGTCCACACAGGTCAGAACTACGACGACCGTCTGAGCGGCATGTTCTTTCGCGAGTTGGGGGTGCGCGCACCCGATGCTTCCATGGGGGTGCGCGCCGACGGCTTCGCCGATCAGATCGGCCAGATCCTCGCCAAGAGCGAGGCGCTGTTTCGGGCCGAGCAGCCGGATTCGGTACTCATCCTCGGCGATACCAATACCGGCATCGCCGCCTTCGTGGCCAAGCGTATGGGCATTCGCGTCTGCCATATGGAAGCCGGCAACCGCTGCTTCGACGATCGCGTGCCGGAGGAGGTCAATCGCCGCGTCATCGACCACTCCAGTAGCGTGCTCATGCCGTACACCTATCGCAGCGCCGAGAACCTTGTGCGTGAGGGCATCGAGCGCCGGCGTATCTACGTCACCGGCAACCCCATCAAAGAGGTGCTCGACCACTACGCCGGCCATGTCGACGCCGCCGATCCCTTCACGCAGTTCGGCGTCGAACCCGGCCGCTACTTCCTCATGACCGCGCACCGCGCCGAGACGGTCGATGTGCCGGCGCGGCTCAGCTCACTCATCACGGCGCTCAACGACACGATTGCCAAGTACGACATGCCGATCCTGGCCTCTCTGCACCCGCGCACGGCCGACAAGATGCGCGCCTTCGGCGTTGACGCCGGGCGCATCACATTCGTTCCGCCGATTGGGTTGTTCGACTTCGTGCGCCTCGAGAAGGAGGCCTTCTGCGTGCTCTCAGACAGCGGCACGGTACAGGAGGAGTGCTGCATCTTCGGCGTGCCTACGGTGACGATGCGTGACGTAACGGAGCGGCCGGAAACGATCGAATGCGGCAGCAATCTGCTGGCCGGCGTTGAGGGCGATCGCATCTTGCCCGCGATTGACCTTGCGGTGCGTTCGCGCGGCACGTGGAAGCCGCCGGCCGAGTATCTCGCCGACAACGTCGCCGACGTAGTCGCGCGCATTGTGCTGGGGATCGCATGA
- a CDS encoding polysaccharide biosynthesis protein, with protein MTGIFAGKRILVTGGTGSLGQVLARRLLSGVEGLPESVTVFSRDEAKQHYMRLDFMSRGAATDEVIFENSRQRLKFLIGDVRDYGSVVRAATDVDIVFAAAALKQVPSCEYYPWEACRTNIEGAVNLVRAISEFDLPIETVVGISTDKACKPVNVMGMTKAIQERVYIEGNIHSPETRFICARYGNVLASRGSVVPLFLEQIAAGGPVTITTADMTRFLLTLDDAVDTIFAAVRSAQRGDTYIPRCPSAKMLDLADCLIGGREIETVVTGIRPGEKIHEILLSEEEATRTEEGEEGYFALRPMLPELADAVDKPALVGDYSSSRALMTRDELADFLARKIPDVVGQRFLES; from the coding sequence ATGACAGGCATCTTCGCGGGCAAGCGCATCCTCGTCACCGGGGGAACCGGCTCATTGGGGCAAGTACTTGCCCGCCGGCTCCTTAGTGGGGTCGAGGGCTTGCCCGAGAGTGTGACCGTATTCTCCCGCGACGAGGCGAAGCAGCACTACATGCGCCTCGATTTCATGAGTCGCGGCGCGGCGACCGACGAAGTGATCTTCGAGAACAGCCGGCAGCGGCTCAAGTTTCTCATCGGCGACGTGCGTGACTACGGCAGCGTGGTGCGGGCGGCGACCGACGTCGACATCGTCTTCGCCGCCGCCGCTCTCAAGCAGGTGCCGAGCTGCGAGTACTACCCCTGGGAGGCGTGCCGCACCAATATCGAGGGCGCCGTCAATCTGGTTCGGGCCATCTCCGAGTTCGACCTGCCCATCGAGACTGTGGTCGGCATCTCGACCGATAAGGCCTGCAAGCCTGTCAACGTGATGGGCATGACGAAGGCCATCCAGGAGCGCGTCTACATCGAGGGGAATATCCACTCGCCGGAGACGCGTTTCATCTGCGCCCGTTACGGCAACGTGCTCGCCTCGCGCGGCTCGGTGGTGCCGCTGTTCCTGGAGCAGATCGCCGCCGGCGGTCCGGTGACGATCACGACCGCCGACATGACGCGGTTCCTTCTGACGCTCGATGACGCCGTCGACACGATCTTCGCCGCGGTGCGCTCGGCGCAGCGCGGCGACACCTACATTCCGCGCTGTCCAAGCGCCAAGATGCTCGATCTCGCCGACTGCCTCATCGGTGGACGCGAGATCGAAACCGTCGTCACGGGCATCCGCCCGGGCGAGAAGATTCACGAGATCCTGCTCTCGGAGGAAGAGGCGACGCGGACCGAGGAGGGCGAGGAAGGCTACTTTGCCTTGCGCCCGATGTTGCCCGAGCTTGCCGACGCGGTCGACAAGCCTGCGCTCGTGGGTGACTACAGCTCGTCGCGGGCGCTCATGACGCGCGACGAGCTCGCCGACTTCCTCGCGCGCAAGATCCCCGACGTGGTCGGCCAGCGCTTCCTGGAGTCGTAG
- a CDS encoding IPT/TIG domain-containing protein has protein sequence MVGISKWWRRSGVGAFLVALALGVFSLLAADTGAAVNSLPSLATVSPDVIGAGDLATTLTLEGADFASSAVVLWDGTPLPTTFVSGVRLTAVVPVGELTSPRVVSVVVSNPEPGGGLSEPYAVRVVEPNPVPEVTGLSPSRIDAGGAAFALTVIGSGFVRGATVYWNGQDRATGFISDTQLTATVRASDIEAPGTAIVGVMNPSPGGGASGSVAVFTIVAPIPQADSLEPASVWAGGEAFTLSIRGTGFTTESRILYAGVERPTTYVSPTQLMVDVPEEDIRYEGSVSVRVYTPGPGGGLSETLYLGVVADGVKPTTVAEGLGRTWHRSAVNLELAASDVGLGVLWTFWRDGDAGEFTQGSELTVAAPSSHANDGIHDVYFYSVDKAFNWEYPFKHVRVGIDTRKPSTRVRAATVARGVSLRAVIRVDDGLSYRVREATLLIRDSRGKERARYALGTPKTGLWAKSKSLTLTLPRGTYKMKVLARDLAGNPQGSTQSATLTVK, from the coding sequence GTGGTAGGCATCTCAAAGTGGTGGCGCCGGTCAGGTGTCGGCGCCTTTCTTGTGGCACTGGCCCTCGGGGTCTTCTCGCTGCTGGCGGCCGATACTGGTGCCGCTGTGAACTCGCTCCCTTCGCTGGCGACCGTCTCCCCAGACGTGATTGGTGCGGGCGACCTGGCGACCACGCTGACCCTAGAAGGCGCCGACTTTGCTTCTTCGGCCGTCGTTCTGTGGGACGGGACGCCTCTGCCGACCACCTTTGTCTCTGGTGTTCGTCTGACTGCCGTTGTTCCTGTCGGGGAGCTCACGTCGCCCCGAGTGGTCTCTGTGGTTGTGTCGAACCCGGAGCCCGGCGGGGGCCTCTCAGAGCCGTACGCCGTGCGCGTTGTTGAGCCGAATCCCGTGCCGGAGGTGACGGGGCTGAGCCCCAGCCGGATCGATGCTGGCGGGGCCGCGTTCGCTCTCACCGTGATCGGCAGCGGTTTCGTGCGCGGCGCGACGGTGTACTGGAACGGTCAGGATCGCGCTACGGGGTTCATCAGCGACACGCAGCTTACGGCGACGGTTCGTGCCTCCGATATTGAGGCGCCGGGCACGGCGATCGTGGGTGTCATGAATCCTTCGCCGGGAGGCGGCGCCTCTGGGTCAGTGGCGGTCTTCACGATCGTTGCGCCGATTCCGCAGGCGGACTCTCTGGAGCCAGCGTCGGTGTGGGCGGGTGGCGAGGCGTTCACCCTGAGTATTCGCGGGACGGGGTTCACCACCGAGTCTCGGATTCTGTACGCGGGAGTGGAGCGCCCCACCACGTACGTGTCGCCGACGCAACTGATGGTGGATGTGCCGGAGGAGGACATTCGCTACGAGGGCTCCGTGAGCGTGCGCGTATACACGCCGGGCCCGGGTGGCGGATTGAGTGAGACGCTGTATCTCGGCGTGGTCGCGGATGGAGTGAAACCGACGACGGTTGCCGAGGGGCTCGGTAGGACGTGGCATCGCTCCGCTGTGAATCTCGAACTGGCCGCCAGCGACGTCGGCCTCGGGGTCTTGTGGACGTTCTGGCGGGATGGCGACGCGGGTGAGTTTACGCAGGGCAGCGAACTCACCGTCGCCGCTCCCTCCAGCCACGCCAACGACGGCATCCATGACGTCTATTTCTACTCCGTCGACAAGGCCTTCAACTGGGAGTATCCGTTCAAGCATGTGCGTGTGGGAATCGACACGCGCAAGCCCAGCACGAGAGTCAGAGCCGCGACCGTTGCCCGGGGCGTCTCGCTGAGGGCGGTCATCCGTGTCGACGACGGTCTCAGCTACCGCGTGCGAGAGGCGACGCTCTTGATTCGCGACAGCCGCGGGAAGGAACGCGCACGGTATGCGCTCGGCACGCCGAAGACTGGGCTTTGGGCCAAATCGAAGTCGCTGACACTCACGCTCCCTCGCGGGACGTACAAGATGAAGGTGCTGGCTCGTGACTTGGCCGGCAACCCGCAGGGATCCACGCAAAGCGCGACGCTTACCGTCAAGTAG
- the gdhA gene encoding NADP-specific glutamate dehydrogenase — MSAFVNEFMAQIRAKNPGEVEFHQAVQEVAESLEPVLERNPEYRKAKILERITEPERVLMFRVPWLNDKGEVEVNRGFRIEMNSAIGPYKGGLRFHPSVYLGILKFLAFEQVFKNSLTTLPMGGGKGGSDFDPKGKSDLEVMKFCQSFMTELQRHIGQFTDVPAGDIGVGGREIGYMFGQYKRVRNEFTGVLTGKGLGWGGSLIRPEATGYGAVYFAAEMLMTRGETFEGKTCLISGSGNVAQYAVEKILHLGGKPVTLSDSSGYIYDEEGIDEGKLDFVLDLKNVRRGRISEYVDEYPSAVFTPFDASLDHNPLWAHKADCAFPCATQNELNAVDAQNLVDNGVHAVVEGANMPTTPEGVEVFLKNNVLFAPGKAANAGGVATSGLEMSQNSLRLAWTREEVDARLHGIMKAIHEQCVFAAAEFGMPGNYVAGANIAGFLKVADAMLAQGLV, encoded by the coding sequence GTGAGCGCATTCGTCAACGAATTCATGGCTCAGATCAGAGCCAAGAACCCAGGCGAGGTCGAGTTTCATCAGGCCGTCCAGGAGGTGGCTGAGTCACTCGAACCCGTGCTCGAGCGCAATCCCGAGTACCGCAAGGCCAAGATCCTCGAGCGCATCACCGAGCCTGAGCGCGTGCTGATGTTCCGCGTGCCGTGGCTCAACGATAAAGGTGAGGTTGAGGTTAACCGTGGCTTCCGTATCGAGATGAACAGCGCCATCGGTCCGTACAAGGGCGGCCTGCGCTTTCATCCCAGCGTGTACCTCGGCATTCTCAAGTTCCTCGCCTTCGAGCAGGTCTTCAAGAACTCGCTGACGACGCTGCCGATGGGCGGCGGCAAGGGTGGCTCGGACTTCGATCCCAAGGGCAAGAGCGATCTTGAGGTCATGAAGTTCTGCCAGTCCTTCATGACCGAACTGCAGCGCCACATCGGGCAGTTCACCGACGTGCCGGCGGGCGACATCGGCGTCGGCGGTCGCGAGATCGGCTACATGTTCGGCCAGTACAAGCGCGTACGCAACGAGTTCACCGGCGTCCTCACCGGCAAGGGCCTGGGCTGGGGCGGCTCGCTCATCCGTCCCGAGGCCACCGGCTACGGCGCCGTCTACTTCGCCGCCGAGATGCTCATGACGCGCGGCGAGACTTTCGAGGGTAAGACGTGTCTCATCAGCGGATCGGGCAACGTGGCCCAGTACGCGGTCGAGAAGATCCTCCACCTCGGCGGCAAGCCCGTCACGCTCAGCGACTCCTCCGGGTACATCTACGACGAGGAGGGCATCGACGAGGGCAAGCTCGACTTCGTCCTCGATCTCAAGAACGTGCGCCGTGGGCGCATCAGCGAGTACGTCGACGAGTACCCGAGCGCCGTGTTCACACCGTTCGACGCTAGCCTCGATCACAACCCGTTGTGGGCGCACAAGGCCGATTGCGCCTTCCCTTGCGCGACGCAGAACGAGCTCAACGCGGTCGACGCGCAGAACCTCGTCGACAACGGCGTGCACGCCGTTGTCGAGGGCGCCAACATGCCCACGACGCCCGAGGGTGTCGAGGTCTTCCTCAAGAACAACGTGCTCTTCGCCCCCGGCAAGGCGGCCAACGCCGGCGGCGTGGCCACCTCCGGTCTCGAGATGAGCCAGAACAGCCTGCGTTTGGCTTGGACGCGCGAAGAGGTGGATGCCCGCCTGCACGGCATCATGAAGGCCATCCACGAGCAGTGCGTCTTCGCCGCCGCCGAGTTCGGCATGCCGGGCAACTACGTCGCCGGCGCCAACATCGCGGGCTTCCTCAAAGTCGCCGACGCGATGCTCGCCCAAGGCTTGGTGTGA
- a CDS encoding tautomerase family protein: MPHVIVKMYPGRSEEQKAELAGAIVRDVMAIAKCQETAVSVAIEEIDAEEWAESVYRPDILGNRHHLYRRPGYNPFE, translated from the coding sequence ATGCCGCATGTGATCGTCAAGATGTATCCCGGCCGCAGCGAAGAGCAGAAGGCCGAGCTCGCGGGTGCGATCGTGCGTGACGTGATGGCGATCGCCAAGTGCCAGGAGACGGCGGTCTCGGTGGCGATCGAGGAAATCGATGCCGAGGAGTGGGCCGAGAGCGTCTACCGGCCAGACATCCTCGGCAATCGTCATCATCTCTACAGGCGACCGGGCTACAACCCCTTCGAGTAG
- a CDS encoding aminotransferase, whose amino-acid sequence MRIDPFLVEQWMNAHETTATWNTAETCVDSFTLDELLELSGDGDEVLRRLRATRLDYGHINGSPRLRAAIAALYGERTSADNILVANGAIGANFLVLFALTEPGTRVVVAEPTYQQHFSVPEAIGADVQPLRLREENGYLPDPDELRALTAEANTSLIVIGNPNNPTGALMDEAHLREIVAIAREAGAWLLCDEAYRGLEHEPTEATSIVDLYERGVSTGSMSKTYSLAGLRAGWVAGPPAAIAHCLDIRDYTTISCGVIDDVLATVALEHREAILARNLPLVRGNLALVDEWIAREPRLSYVRPRAGTTALIRYQYDLPSTEFCEGMFAREGAFVTPGSAFGEEYAFRIGYACARATLVGGLAAISAYLRTLE is encoded by the coding sequence ATGCGAATCGACCCGTTTCTCGTAGAGCAATGGATGAACGCGCACGAGACGACGGCGACCTGGAACACCGCCGAGACGTGTGTGGACTCGTTCACGCTAGACGAGTTGCTGGAGTTGAGCGGCGACGGTGACGAAGTGCTACGTCGCCTGCGTGCCACCCGGCTCGACTACGGGCACATCAACGGTTCGCCGCGCCTGAGGGCCGCAATCGCGGCTCTCTACGGCGAACGCACGAGTGCCGACAACATCCTTGTCGCCAACGGAGCCATCGGCGCCAACTTCCTCGTCCTCTTCGCGCTCACGGAGCCCGGAACTCGGGTCGTCGTCGCCGAACCAACCTACCAGCAGCACTTCTCCGTGCCCGAGGCGATCGGCGCCGACGTGCAACCATTGCGGCTGCGCGAGGAGAACGGCTACCTCCCCGATCCCGACGAGCTGCGCGCGCTCACGGCCGAGGCAAACACCAGCCTGATCGTCATCGGCAACCCCAACAACCCGACCGGGGCGCTGATGGACGAGGCGCACCTACGCGAGATCGTCGCGATCGCCCGCGAGGCCGGCGCCTGGCTGCTCTGCGACGAGGCGTACCGAGGACTCGAACACGAGCCCACGGAGGCGACCTCAATCGTCGATCTGTACGAGCGCGGTGTGAGCACGGGAAGCATGAGCAAGACGTACTCACTGGCCGGCCTCCGCGCCGGCTGGGTGGCCGGCCCCCCAGCGGCCATCGCCCACTGTCTCGATATCCGTGACTACACGACGATCAGCTGCGGAGTGATCGACGACGTGCTGGCGACGGTGGCGCTCGAGCACCGCGAGGCGATCCTCGCACGGAATCTGCCGCTCGTGCGCGGTAACCTCGCCCTGGTGGATGAGTGGATCGCCCGGGAGCCGCGGCTGAGCTACGTGCGGCCGCGCGCCGGTACCACGGCGCTCATCCGCTACCAGTACGACCTGCCGTCCACGGAGTTCTGTGAGGGCATGTTCGCGCGCGAGGGCGCCTTCGTGACGCCGGGGAGCGCGTTCGGCGAGGAGTACGCCTTCCGCATCGGGTACGCCTGTGCCCGCGCGACGCTCGTCGGCGGACTGGCGGCGATCTCGGCCTACCTGCGAACGCTCGAGTAG
- the larA gene encoding nickel-dependent lactate racemase gives MRLTIPYGDGALEFELPRENLQGVVRPGGEAEASQVAEPADRRGGEGAAPGRGVAEARSVPTEAELEQAEIRRALAEPIGAPRLRELAAKAGSAVIVVSDITRPCPSYKFLPALLEELRPLPPERITIIFALGGHRLHTREEQVALVGEEVASSGVRLLDLDNTDVVPVGTTTRGTRIEVFKPYLDADLRICTGNIEYHYFAGFSGGAKAVVPGVCSYTAIRDNHRMMLEPTARAGILEGNPVRDDIDEAGGMIGIDYIFNVVLDEQKRVLHAVAGHYLEAHRVGVRLYDERCDLSVPEAADIVIASPGGKPKDINLYQAQKTLDNVAGAVRDGGIVILVARCREGFGQKYFEEWMTNMGTPQVLIDRIQREFVLGGHKAAAIAGLLARVSVYLVSEFSPDVVRAMCMTPFDSVDGALAAAFGELGPAARCLVVPHGNRVTARPTPVSA, from the coding sequence ATGAGGCTCACGATTCCGTACGGCGATGGTGCCCTCGAGTTCGAGCTGCCCCGCGAGAATCTGCAGGGCGTCGTGCGCCCGGGTGGCGAAGCGGAGGCGTCGCAGGTCGCGGAGCCCGCCGATAGACGCGGCGGCGAGGGTGCGGCGCCCGGTCGCGGCGTGGCGGAGGCTCGTTCCGTGCCCACCGAGGCGGAGCTCGAGCAGGCGGAGATCAGGCGCGCTCTGGCGGAGCCCATCGGCGCGCCCCGTCTGCGCGAGCTGGCGGCGAAGGCCGGCAGCGCCGTCATCGTCGTCAGCGACATCACGCGGCCCTGTCCCTCGTACAAGTTCCTGCCGGCGCTGCTCGAGGAGTTGCGGCCGTTGCCGCCGGAGCGGATCACGATCATCTTCGCCCTCGGCGGCCATCGCCTGCACACGCGCGAGGAGCAGGTCGCGCTCGTCGGCGAGGAGGTCGCGAGCAGCGGCGTTCGCCTCCTCGATCTCGACAACACCGACGTCGTTCCCGTCGGTACCACCACGCGCGGCACGCGGATCGAGGTCTTCAAGCCTTACCTCGACGCCGATCTGCGCATCTGTACGGGCAACATCGAGTACCACTACTTCGCCGGCTTCAGCGGCGGTGCCAAAGCGGTCGTGCCCGGTGTGTGCTCCTATACCGCTATTCGCGACAATCACCGCATGATGCTCGAGCCGACGGCGCGCGCGGGCATTCTTGAGGGTAACCCGGTGCGCGACGACATCGACGAGGCCGGCGGCATGATCGGCATCGACTACATCTTCAACGTCGTGCTCGACGAGCAGAAGCGCGTTCTGCACGCGGTCGCCGGCCACTATCTCGAGGCGCATCGCGTGGGCGTGCGGCTCTACGACGAGCGCTGCGATCTCTCGGTGCCCGAGGCCGCCGATATCGTCATCGCCTCGCCAGGTGGTAAGCCCAAAGACATCAACCTGTATCAGGCTCAGAAGACGCTCGACAACGTCGCCGGCGCCGTGCGCGACGGCGGGATCGTCATCCTTGTGGCGCGCTGCCGCGAGGGCTTCGGCCAGAAGTACTTCGAGGAATGGATGACGAACATGGGCACGCCGCAGGTGCTCATCGACCGCATTCAGCGCGAGTTCGTGCTCGGCGGCCACAAGGCGGCCGCTATCGCCGGTCTGCTCGCGCGCGTCTCCGTCTATCTCGTCTCGGAGTTTTCGCCGGATGTGGTGCGTGCGATGTGCATGACGCCGTTCGACTCCGTCGACGGCGCTCTCGCTGCTGCTTTCGGTGAGCTCGGCCCCGCGGCACGCTGCCTCGTTGTGCCGCACGGCAACCGCGTCACGGCGCGACCCACGCCGGTCTCGGCGTAG
- the pgk gene encoding phosphoglycerate kinase has product MKYGIKTLDDLDVAGKVVLCRVDINSPIDPATGGLRDTTRLKGCAPTVRELAEAGAKVVLLAHQGGDLEYHNYASTEPHAAVMSELIDRRVRFIDDVCGPAARAAVAALDPGEVLLLDNVRFVAEEMTLFETKLNLSPEQQARTLVVRKLAPLGDLYVCDAFAAAHRSQPTLVGFERLLPSAMGRLFEREYENLARLREEPARPCVFVLGGTKIQEAFPMMAAALRDGAVDTILTAGLVANVMLVAKGVDIGRPSMDFIKASQLEKFIAESAAILAEHGDKIVLPADLAYVREGERVEAEVAELPVNEALVDIGHDTVAAYEQVIAAAGTVFVNGPAGIFEQPATEYGTRSLWEAMASTAGFSALGGGDSVAAMNAFGLGGRFDYVCTAGGAMVQFLSGKPMPVIEALKDSAARQ; this is encoded by the coding sequence GCGCGACACGACGCGCCTCAAGGGCTGCGCGCCGACGGTGCGTGAGCTGGCCGAGGCGGGTGCCAAGGTCGTGCTCCTCGCTCACCAGGGTGGCGATCTCGAGTACCACAACTACGCGTCGACGGAGCCGCACGCGGCGGTCATGAGCGAGCTCATCGACCGCCGCGTGCGCTTCATCGACGATGTGTGTGGGCCGGCGGCCCGCGCCGCCGTTGCGGCGCTCGACCCCGGCGAGGTGCTGCTCCTCGACAACGTCCGTTTCGTAGCCGAAGAGATGACGCTCTTCGAGACCAAGCTCAATCTGTCGCCGGAGCAACAGGCCAGGACGCTTGTGGTACGCAAGCTGGCGCCGCTCGGCGATCTCTACGTCTGCGACGCCTTCGCTGCTGCGCACCGCTCGCAGCCTACCCTCGTCGGCTTCGAGCGGCTGCTGCCGTCGGCGATGGGTCGGCTTTTCGAGCGAGAGTACGAGAATCTGGCGCGCTTGCGCGAGGAGCCGGCGCGTCCCTGCGTCTTCGTTCTCGGTGGCACCAAGATCCAGGAGGCCTTCCCGATGATGGCGGCGGCGCTGCGCGACGGAGCCGTCGACACCATCCTCACCGCCGGTCTCGTCGCCAACGTCATGCTCGTTGCCAAGGGAGTCGATATCGGTCGGCCGTCCATGGACTTCATCAAGGCCAGCCAGCTCGAGAAGTTCATCGCCGAGAGCGCGGCGATTCTCGCCGAGCACGGCGACAAGATCGTGCTGCCTGCGGACCTGGCGTACGTGCGGGAGGGGGAGCGGGTCGAAGCGGAGGTCGCCGAACTGCCGGTGAACGAGGCGCTCGTCGACATCGGGCACGACACGGTGGCGGCGTACGAGCAGGTAATCGCCGCCGCGGGGACCGTGTTCGTCAACGGGCCGGCCGGCATCTTCGAGCAGCCGGCCACCGAATACGGCACGCGCTCGCTCTGGGAGGCGATGGCGAGCACTGCCGGCTTCAGCGCGCTCGGCGGCGGCGACAGCGTCGCCGCCATGAACGCCTTCGGTCTCGGCGGGCGCTTCGACTACGTCTGCACCGCCGGCGGAGCCATGGTTCAGTTTCTGAGCGGCAAGCCGATGCCGGTGATCGAAGCGCTCAAGGACTCGGCGGCGCGGCAATGA